From a single Rhinoderma darwinii isolate aRhiDar2 chromosome 11 unlocalized genomic scaffold, aRhiDar2.hap1 SUPER_11_unloc_16, whole genome shotgun sequence genomic region:
- the LOC142698012 gene encoding histone H3-like yields the protein MARTKQTARKSTAGKAPRKQLATKAARKSAPATGGVKKPHRYRPGTVALREIRRYQKSTELLIRKLPFQCLVREIAQDFKTDLRFQSSAIMALQEASEAYLVGLFEDTNLCAIHAKRVTIMPKDIQLVRRIRGERA from the coding sequence ATGGCCAGAACAAAGCAGACTGCGCGTAAATCCACCGCCGGGAAAGCTCCCCGCAAGCAGCTGGCTACTAAAGCTGCACGGAAGAGCGCTCCCGCTACCGGCGGAGTGAAGAAGCCTCATCGTTACCGCCCGGGCACAGTCGCTCTCCGTGAAATCCGCCGCTACCAGAAGTCCACCGAGCTTCTTATCCGTAAGCTGCCCTTCCAGTGCCTGGTGCGAGAGATCGCTCAGGACTTCAAGACCGATCTGCGCTTCCAGAGCTCAGCAATCATGGCTCTGCAGGAGGCCAGCGAGGCTTATCTGGTCGGACTGTTTGAGGATACCAACCTGTGCGCCATCCACGCCAAGAGGGTCACCATCATGCCCAAAGACATTCAACTGGTCCGCAGGATCCGTGGGGAGAGGGCTTAG
- the LOC142698019 gene encoding histone H2B 1.1: MPEPAKSAPAPKKGSKKAVTKTQKKDGKKRRKSRKESYAIYVYKVLKQVHPDTGISSKAMGIMNSFVNDIFERIAGEASRLAHYNKRSTITSREIQTAVRLLLPGELAKHAVSEGTKAVTKYTSAK, translated from the coding sequence ATGCCTGAGCCCGCCAAGTCTGCCCCGGCGCCCAAGAAGGGCTCCAAGAAAGCCGTGACCAAGACACAGAAGAAGGACGGCAAGAAGCGGAGAAAGAGCAGGAAGGAAAGCTACGCCATTTACGTGTACAAGGTGCTCAAGCAGGTCCACCCTGACACCGGCATCTCGTCCAAGGCCATGGGCATCATGAACtccttcgtcaatgacatcttcgagCGCATCGCAGGGGAAGCCTCCCGCCTGGCTCACTACAACAAGCGCTCCACCATCACCTCCCGGGAGATCCAGACTGCCGTGCGCCTGCTGCTGCCTGGAGAGCTGGCCAAGCACGCCGTGTCCGAGGGCACCAAGGCCGTCACCAAGTACACCAGCGCCAAGTAA
- the LOC142698011 gene encoding histone H2A type 1-like translates to MSGRGKQGGKVRAKAKTRSSRAGLQFPVGRVHRLLRKGNYAQRVGAGAPVYLAAVLEYLTAEILELAGNAARDNKKTRIIPRHLQLAVRNDEELNKLLGGVTIAQGGVLPNIQAVLLPKKTESSKSAKSK, encoded by the coding sequence ATGTCTGGACGCGGTAAACAGGGAGGCAAAGTGCGGGCTAAAGCCAAGACCCGCTCATCCCGGGCAGGACTACAGTTCCCTGtcggtcgtgtgcacagacttCTCCGCAAGGGCAACTACGCTCAGAGGGTCGGCGCCGGCGCTCCGGTCTACCTGGCCGCTGTGCTGGAATATCTGACTGCTGAGATCCTGGAACTGGCCGGAAATGCCGCCCGGGACAACAAGAAGACCCGAATTATCCCCCGTCACCTGCAGCTGGCCGTGCGCAATGACGAGGAGCTCAACAAGCTGCTGGGTGGTGTGACCATCGCTCAGGGAGGCGTCCTGCCCAACATCCAGGCCGTTCTGCTGCCCAAGAAGACCGAGAGCAGCAAAAGCGCCAAGAGCAAGTGA